The genomic segment AAAATTAGGTTTtcataaatattaattatttattaatgttttatgtatAATAAGCAGTTTGTAAACGTGATTTATCTCACAAGAACAGCATATTCTTTTTATCAAAACATCAGATTCCTTTAAGTTTCCCTCAACTTCCCCCTTAAACGAAGCGACGAATCGGAGGCTGACTTCGGCGCCGTGCCTCCTCCCAGCGAGTAGCGCGGTGCGGCGGTAAGAGAGGGCGCACAAGTGCAGCGAGACAGGGACCCAGCACAAATGTCGGAAAGCGGGAGTCAGGAACCGGCCGGGGCCCCGAACGGGAGCGACAGTCCGGCGAAGTGCGCACCGACACCGTCCATCGGCAACAAAGTGACCGTGGTGCTGGGGGCCCAATGGGGCGACGAGGGGAAAGGCAAAGTTGTGGATCTGCTGGCTCAGGACGCGGACATGGTGTGCAGGTGCCAGGTCGGTTCATTCACGCTCCCATTCACGCGTTCCGCGGCCGCTCCCGGTGCAGCTCGATCCCGGAAATCCCCCCGCCCGCCCCCGGTACCGCGCTAAGACGCCCGGCTGCTAAGCGGGAGCCCCCGCGGAGCTAACGCCGGGGCTCGCTAGCTAGCCGCCGTCCCGGCGTTTAGCTAAAGTCACCTTGGAGTCCCGCTAAGTGCGCCGCCCACGGCTCCTCGCGCGcgccgaggcggcggcggacgcCCGTGGGTGAAGGTGCGGGGACGGAGCAGGTGCATCTGCGCCCGGCAGCCGCCCCGTCGTCCATTAGCGCCTCACCGGGAGACGGCTAGCGGCTAACAGCTAGCACAGAGCAGCCCTGCTGTGTGCAGCAGGTTGGCTGGGATCTGATCCCAGACCAGCTGATTAGCATACTGCtatactactgtatattgttgttATTACCATCATCAGCTGTGGTTATGTGACTTTTCTGGCTCCTGACTGTGTAAATATGTTTCTTTAGTTACGTTAAAGCAGGAAGAGCTCATGGTTGCTGTGTTCTGTCCTCCAGCTGAGAAAATCTGAgaaataaattgtaatattGACTTAATAACGTTATGACTGGTTGAATGTAGTTCTGACACCTCTTTGCCTTTGAATGCATCATGGTCAGACCGGTGTTCCTGTGTAGTGTGAAGGTTTATAGGAAAGACTTTTGAGTGCGTTCATTGTTGACGCCGCGTTGAACGGCTCTGATTGTTTCTACAagctgtaatttaattacaatcCAAGCAAATCCCTCCGCTTCTTTTCCGTCTGAACTGGAGCCCGCCTGCGTGCGTGTTATGAGTTGTTGTCTCGTATCCTGGTACTGCTCGGTTGGGAataggtgaagcagcagcagcagcaggaggaggagggagcggccCGAATGAttccacagctcctccagccacATACTAACGCGTTTTCCATTTGCCATTTCTCCAGTGTGGGAACGCTGAGGTCTGGTCATATATGGACTAATACCTCGCTGGTGTCAGTCCACGCTTCATGCAGTTACAGTCAACAGGGAAGTTCAGTTTGGGTACGTGTTGGCGCAACTGTTGGACGTTCTTCCTGTTTGATTCACGCCATCTGTAGCTTCTGTTGACACTTTGCACGAGTCTGTCCGGAAATGATGATTAAAGACTGAACGAGGAAGCAAAGCGAAGGAGACGGTCGCAGGTCACGTTTTAAGTAGAAATAGCAAACGGCTTCTCATGTAATCGCTGGTGAAAAGCAGTTCAACACTTGGGGCTGTAGGAACGAAGCGATTTCAGGCTTCTGACGGATCCTTCGCTCTCCTTTGCCAGTCCACGTGTTGTTGCTTAGTGGCCGGAGCCCAGCAGACACTCATAACGCAGGCTTCCCTGAACCACTTACTGTGCcctgtaaaaataaactgcGGCGTCCCCCTCGGACGCCGCGCTGCGTGGACGTTCGTCAGGAGCCCGTTGAACGTCCTGGGAGCGCGAGGCGGAGGTCTTTTTATAAAAGGGGCTTCGCCAGCAGAGCTGCTTGGTGTGAATTACAGCCACAGATGTTGCAGTGGAAAGAGCTGCTCACATCAGGAGGCGCCTGCGACGGCGTCCTCAGCCGTCACTGTCATCTGAgatcaaagattaaaaaaaaactaaaaatctaAATCATATTTCTGCTGCACTGTCGCCACTGTGCCGATTATTGTGATGCACTGCAAACAGAGGCCGTGTGCAGTGAACGGCTCGTGTTTGGAGGCCACGGGCTGTAAAACCACCGCTGCGACGTGTGCTCTCACGGCGTGTTGCAAAGAGCGCGTTAATCAGGTTCTGGACTTAGGAGGTCTGCTTTATGGAACGTGGCATTGACGGGAAAAGATCATTTAAGTAgttaacctttgacctgtgcctctgctgcagagaagctgACTCATGCGTTGACAAAGACCCAGACTCACAGGACTAGTTTTACTGTTGTTCGTTGGAGGAAGATCTCCTAATTGTTTGTATCTGAATCTGTATCAAAAACCTGCCAAACATCTCACCTCCAGTCTGTTGAATCAAACCCTCTGGACCTCGTCCTCTAATCTCAGACCACAGTGAATCGTCAACGTTCCTGTCAGACAGAAAACGGGACTAAGAACCGGAGTTGGGTTCTGTGTGGGGGGTGAAGAGGTTCGTAAAAGTATCTAAAAAAGACGGGCTACTGCCCACCGCCATCTGTTGGTCTCTGCACCTTCAGGGCAGTGCTGTGGCCAGGAATAACCATGTGGTCCGAGCACATGCTGCTTTATTCCCCCCGGCTGCAGCCTTTGCAGTAGAACACGAGTCGCAGTAACGATGCTGCTTCTGCCCTCAATGCTGACACaatgttgtgttgcttttccCCCTCTTGACGCGCAGAGTTGTGTTTTTCAAGTCTTGGCAGGATGCGAGGTCTGGGTGTGTCGGCTGAAAGCGCGTTCAACGCATAGGCTGAGTGTTCCATTCCAGTTGGACCTTTTGCAGAAGTATTAGTCTGTTTGTTTATACCGGAGCGACGCTTCTATTGTCTGAGTCCTAAGCAACCACACAGTAGTGGTTACGCGCTAACGGACAGAAACACGTGTTTTGTGTGTAGCATGTTGCCACTCGACCAGGCATCCGGTTCGCCTTTAGAAAGTTCAGAGCCTCCGTCGTCTCTCACCGTCGGCGTCTTCTGTCCACAGGGCGGCAACAACGCGGGACACACGGTGGTGGTCGACTCGGTGGAGTACGACTTTCACCTCCTCCCCAGTGGCATCATCAACCCCAAGGTCACAGCCTTCATCggtgtgtaacacacacacacacacacacacacacgctcattgaaaggctctcacacacagctcCAAGGCCGCCTCTCCTCGCCTTTGTCTCCATGAGTTGGTTGAGGCTGCCTTCAGCCCGCTGCTCCGCGTCTCCTTTAGAGCCTTCCTTTAGATGACTGCTGCTGCGCGTGGGCTCATCTGCAGGAAATTTATTAGCCAATGGCATCTCTTCATTACATCTGACCATGACTTGACCGTACATTCGCACATAACATTAATAGCAATGTGATCCATAAAGAGTGATGTCgatccaaaaagtgaatttggggattttttattttcttaggCAATGGTGTCGTGATCCACCTTCCAGGCCTGTTtgaagaggcagaaaaaaatgaACGCAAAGGAAAAAGTGAGCAAGATACAATTTTTAAGCCAATGGGGCCGTGCTGGTGTATggaaaataaagtgtgtgtttgtgtgtgtgaaggtctAAAGGACTGGGAGAAGAGGCTGATCATCTCTGACCGAGCACATATTGGTAAGTCCTCCCAGGTTCTGTTCTGCGTGCttgcgtgcatttgtgtgtgcgtgcgtgcgtgcgtgtgtgtgtgcgcgcaagctttgcttcctctgagtgtgtgtcctctctctcccctccacagTGTTTGACTTCCACCAAGCGGTTGATGGCGTACAGGAACAACAGAGACAGGAACAAGCAGGCAAGAAGTAAGAACCATGTTcatgctgcagcacacacacacacacacacacacacacacacacacacacacacacacacatacacacacacacagcagaacccTTTGACACCCAGCATATTTGCCCTTAGGTTTGATTTCATGTAGGTACAGTATTAGGGTCTGTGTCTTGTTTGTATTATAGAGTCTTACTACAACACTGTTCAACGTAATCAACATGCAGCGCAATAAACCTAAAATAAACATGTGCAAGTGTTGTCGATGGACTTCGGGGTTATTTAGTGGTTAAAGAGCCAGATATGGGGTCAGGATGTGTTTGTAGTAAACATTGGACAGAAGCATGACGCCACATAAACGATAATGTTGCTTCTTCAGTGTTGGGTGTGTAAATAAGGCGCTGTTTGCTAACAAGCTCGATGTACCACCTTTAAAGTGGATGAAGTGTCTGCCGTCCACTGCTGCCTCCACCTATAGGTGCAGCTGTTGTCCACAGGTTTACAACATAAAAGCGCTGGCTAAGTGTGGGTATGTTCTGTATGTTACCCAAGCTATAGTGGAGAGGGACAAAATCCGATACAGAAAAGCTGCTTTAACACGAACCATACcaacgtacagtatgtgaggaatGTTAAAGCGAGCCTGAGGGGATCCGGTGCGGTTCTGCTCAGAGCTGGCCTGTCATTACCAGCTCAGACACCTGGtcggctgctgtgtgtgaaacACGGTGATGCAGTGTGTTTTCACCTTAATGGAATGGTCTCTATGAGCTTTCAGCCGTGTGGAGCATCATAGCAAGAATATTATGAATTCACTTCACTGAACTCACTGTTATACTTCAAGTGTTGGTACATTGTGATATTgttacttgtacttgtactaaGTGAACGGTTCCTCCTACTAATCTTTAGAACATGTGACTGGATGCTTTTTCTGGACACATGTTCTACTGAGGCTGCTGCTAATGATGAAACCTAATAACCACAGAGGCTCTCTGGCTATTTGTATTCTGTAGTTTGCATTGGGAGCTGAGCAGATCTCGCTACCAGGCTCCATGTTTTAAACCTCTCCCATGATTCACATAAGCTATTGGTCATTACAGAACAGGGATGAGATGAAGAATGTTTGAAACTATGAAGGTATTGGATCTCAAAAGCAGACTTAATGTGTTAATGGCACTCTTGTTCTTACTTGTTCAGCCTCGGTACCACAAAGAAGGGGATTGGCCCAGTGTACTCGGCCAAGGCAGCACGCAGCGGTCTCCGGATATGTGACCTGCTGGCTGACTTCACTCAGTTCTCGGAAAGGTCTgttacaataatacaataatagtGTCTTTGAAGACATGTTAATATTCTTAATTAATTAGGTCCCAGATTAATAAATACCCTacagtcttttttctttttccattgcTGAGTCTTTCATTTTAAGGAGGAAATATTTGGTTTAAGTTTAACTCATTTTTGTTAACTGTCTAATATTTTAGTCAGTACTAATCAGTGCTGCCTGTTACAGGTATAAAGTTTTGGCCCAACAATATAAAGCTATGTACCCAACTCTGGAGATTGACGTTGACGGCGAGCTCGTCAAGTTAAAGGTACGGTACAGAAACGACTGGTTTTGAGTAAATCGCCTGTGCTCCGGTCacatctgcatgtttgtgttacagGACTACGTGGAGCAGATCAAGCCCATGGTGAGAGATGGAGTACATTACATGTATGAGGCCCTTCACGGTCCTCCTAAGAAGATTCTGGTGGAAGGAGCCAACGCTGCGCTGCTGGACATAGATTTTGGTCAGTGTATGCGAGAGCGTGCTTTTAATCCGCAGTTTTAATCTTTCAAAGTTCAGTTCGTTTACAGTGACCTGTTGTTGTTGCCCTAAGCTTTGCAAAAGCCTGCTTGGAGCTCAGTCTAGACGCTGCGGTAAGTCTGCTAACTGCTACTGGCATCCACGGTTGACGTGCACCACCACGCATTCGGTGCCACTCAGTTATGCATGAGCACAGACGCACCCGTGTCATCGGCTGTTAAACGGTctttaaaagcagcaaaacGAAACGAACGCCATGTAACTGAGCAGCTCTGTCATTATCACGTGACGCGACAGCGCTGTCTGAACATGCTCGGAGTATCAGTGGTTTCAGGGCACGGCGTCCCGCACGCTGATAATCAGGCGCTCTGACACCAGGAGTCTGTGCTTGATagtaaatgaaagcaaatgTCACACAAACAGGATATGTTTAACGTCAGCACTGAGATAATGAGCACTTTGACAGCTGCATGAACCAAAGCAGCTCCAGGTTCCACCAGCTCTGAGCACTGGGGTGACTGACGGGTGTCCTCCGACCTGGAGGAATGGAAACCTGATCTGTTGGTGTGAATATGTGAGCTAGAGGTCATTTACTTATTGCCTCGTGAACATTCTGGGTGTGGTCGGATGAAGGATGGAACAAGGAAACTCACTTGGTTTATGGTTCTTTCACCTCAGGCAGCACAATTATTGAAAAGACAGTTGACTTCAAGCGTTGGACTTGGAGTTAATCCAGTCTCAGTAAACAGTGATTCACAGGATTATTCTGtggcatgtttgttttttaactcaTAACTGAATAAAAGCCCTCAAGTCTCTGCTCTCCGTGTGGTCACAGGGACGTACCCGTTTGTGACGTCGTCCAACTGCACGGTGGGGGGGGTGTGCACGGGCCTCGGCATGCCGCCTCAGAACGTCGGGGAGGTGTACGGGGTGGTCAAGGCCTACACCACCAGAGTGGGCATCGGAGCGTTCCCCTCGGAGCAGAGCAACGTAAGAGGACACACACGGACGCGCTTTCAGTCACATGCAGGATCCACCTCACGTCCACAATGTGCTGTAAAacagctccacctgcaggagGTTTGGCTGCACTGCAGCCAATAACTTGATGAATGAATCGGTCTGTGATGCCTCCTCTTAACTGAAACTGTCTGGAGCCCAGTGGCCCTTCCTCAGAGGCTAAACGCTCGTGGCGTCTGCAGCAGGTTCATACAAAGCCTCTGCAGCATCTCCAGTGTTGGTCACCTAAAATGTCTGCATTCGTGTCGCGTTGCAGGAGATCGGAGAGCTGCTTCAGACTCGGGGGAGGGAGGTCGGCGTGACCACGGGCAGGAAGCGGCGATGTGGTTGGCTGGACCTGGTGCTCATCAAATACGCACACATGATTAACGGCTTCACTGCGtgagttttgtgtgtgtgcgcgcacgtgcgtgtgtgcgcgtgtgtgtgtgcgcgtgatcAAACAAACATAACAGTGAGTGATGGGAGGTTGCACTTAAAGCcccctttttccttttgtttcccaGTTTAGCGCTCACCAAGCTGGACATTCTTGATGTGTTCCCTGAGATCAAAGTGGGAGTCGCCTACACCGTCGACAACCAAACAATACCTCACTTTCCAGGTGAGGGCTTCCTTTCACATTTTCAGAAAACTGCTCTTTGTCAGAGCAGGTCAGGGCCGGGCTGCATGTCACAAGCGTGTTGTTTGCACTGAAGGTGTGATGTTCTTTCCCTCATTGATCCTGCGCCAGCCAATCAGGAGGTGTTGCACCGTGTGGAGGTCCAGTACGAGGCGCTGCCCGGCTGGAACAGCGACACCTCGGCTGCTAGAAGCTTCGAGGAGCTGCCTGAGAACGCCCAGAAGTACGTGCGCTTCGTGGAGGAGCACGTGGGAGTGCCTGGTAGGACTTACACAACAGAACACCGGCATGAGCACAGAGAAATGAACTGGTAGTGTGATGTCCCCTCTCTGTTCCCTCAGTCAAATGGATCGGAGTGGGAAAGTCCCGAGAGTCAATGATCCAGCTGTTCTAGATGGAGCGAGGAGAGAACGGAAGCGAGGAGGATGCACAGCAGCAAATCaactccagacacacacacacacacacacacacacacacactcactcacagacacacacacacagcctatcTACCTGTCTTTACTGTCTGAGAGACGCGAGCGTCATGTGGGTTTTTAGCGTTTCCCTCCATCGTCCGTCCCTGTATGAACGTCTCTCTGGGTTTTTAACACTTTGAACTCCcctcctgcttctgtttttaaCATGCTTATGGTGTCGCCTTTTAATTCAGACGTACTCCGCAGCACCAGCTAGCATCAGATCCGACAGTGGACGCGAGGGAACGGACTCTTCACATTTAAACACTGGGACACAGACAGCGGATCGCTGCCTGGGGGAACTTAAtttatgctgtgttttaaaCGTGCTGTTTCACTCCAGTTTATATCAGTTCATATGTTTTAACGTCTGCACTTTAAATGTTCTGAATGACATGTGCTCTGTTTGACTGTGCAGGTGTTCAGTCCTGCACATTCTGATGCGATAAAGGGATCCTTTAATattaagtgtttttttgtgtccGTTGTTCATCACCAGACAAACTGCTTGTGTCATTCAaccaaaaaaaaatgttttaaagttcTAGCCGGCGTCTGCTTCCACCGGACACAGTTGATGGAATGTTGAAGCACATCTTCCGTACTGTAAGAAGGCTCATGTTTACTGGGGACTCTTCGTATTACCATTGAATGTGTTTGACCATCTCTTTTCCGTGTCCTGTTAAAGATCAAATGAAATCCGTACTGTGAGACGCGTCAAACTAACTACAGCTACGAAGCCCGTCTTTCACTCGAGCCGCACTTTCATAACGCAGACTCCCACAGATCTGCAAGATGTTCAGCATAAATGCAGGAATCCATGTGCCTCGATAGCGAATATGGATAAATAAAATAGTTGAAGGTGGCACAGTAGTGCAAATAAGTCTTATGTTTCTATTTTAGGCAGTTAATAGATGACGAAACTGTAACATTACAATAGATTGCTTTTGTTGGCTGTTTCATATGCAAAGGTTGATGCAGGAATTACTGACGTGATTTAGTTTTGCATGAGATAAATTGCTGGTTGGTCAAAATAAGTGAAATACTCGTGGACCATAAGATGTAACTGATGAGTAAGGACTGATTTATTTAGAGCGTCCAAAAACCTGTGTCCCTGTTGCAACGACCCTTTAACTGTTGCTCTGAacataaaagcagaaaatgtgccaTAACAATAACTTGTGATCAGAATGTAGCATCTTTAATGTCACCAAACCGCTCGTCAAATTCATAGATTGACCTTTTAATAAGCCCCAAACTAGTTTTACGAGAGaggaaattttattttttattttttttttattgtggagCCAAAGTAATGTTCCCAGTGTCGAGGGGTATGATCACATTCTTTGCCTGTGCTCTGAAACGGTCTTTGTTTTAAAAACCTAGACGCTTATGAATGACTCCATTTTGTGGTTTTATTACAAAGCAAAGCGTTTCAACATGAGGTGGAGTTTGATACGAGGTAGAAACTTCAGAGTAAAAGTAACTTTGGAGTAAAAGTTCGATGAGCCTTAACTGTGTTTTGATGACATGACTTCTGTACAGGCCCAACAGTTTCTCAGGACTTTAATTAAcagggttttgttttcagtgtagACTCAGTGGGACTAAAAACATCTGTAAAAGCCCTTTAACCCTTACTGGAACCTGCTTAGTTACTTCTGCCTTTGTCAGAGGCAAATAACTCATTGATGAAGGAGTTCATTGATATAAAACGCCACTGTTGCTCTCGTCTGCCCCCTAGCGGTGGCTGAACGTGGTCCACTGCTCCTCTGACCCTTCGCCTGCTCTCACTGCCAACCTGCTGAATGTCTGAGGCTTCACACGCACATGGAACACACGCGCATGTTGGGTCTACGTTGAACGTCTGTACACATCGTGTcctgtttatttattagtaAGTCGTCATTTTCAGCTTGGAAAAATCATCACATTTTACATGTGTCCTGATGTGATACTTGGTGTTTTGGGAAACTATgggaatttaaaataaaattgttttgattagaATTTGGCCTAATTGTcaacatgtttttatatttagattCCTTATCCCCTTTAAATTTTAGTGGAATGACCAGAAAGGCCACAAGTGGAAGAGTTTACACGTTTCGAGAATCTGGATTATTAATAAGATGCTGCTAAAAACTCATTTATAGTAGTAGTTTTGATTTATATACATTACTTTTATTACATGTTAATGGCTTAAGCCATTTACTATTCTGAATAAAGTGAGTTGAATTTGCATCAGAGATCAGATTAATATTAAAGTAAATAGAAAATTACAAATGTAACAAccacaattaaacaattaaaatagATGGTGTTCACATGAATCAAGTCGTTTCCTGTAGATCAGCTGACATAAATAAACCCGTTAAGgcgttgttttgtgtttgaccaCTAGATGGAGCTATTTAATAGCAAATGACTGAACGGAGGACCGTAGCGCAACATCAGACCTTCTGTCAACGGTTGTGGCTCACAGACAGAATTTTCTACAACGGAGTCAAGTCTTACACAGTAAAAGTCATTGTCACGGGCCTCGTCCTGTTAGTGTTCTTTAATGTGACCACAGGTTGGCTTTGACCGCgtcctcacctgcagctcatttgCCTGCCTTCACCCAGCTTCCTCTCCACATTTTCATACATCTGAATGCCCAGACGAGTGGGATCCGGCTGGACTCTGGGCCGGACCGGCGCACTGAACGCTGCTGCACGGATGGAATCCCACAGCTGTCCGGCGTGAGGTCATGGTTTGGATTGAACAGTGTCACcttgaacacgcacacacacgcgcgcacacacacacacacacacacacacacacacacacacacacacacacacacacacacacactggcatctGGTGCGAGGCCCGGACGGCCCAGTATTGTGTATTGTGCGGCGCGAGGGCACCGCTGCCCCCTCATTTGGGCCGGGTCTGCTCTAATTTTGTGTCCGGTGGCCCCTCCCTCCTCGTTACCactcgcccccccccacccgctgctgctccccctcctcGGCCCTCCTTCATTTGAATGCCACAGTGAGGCCTCTTTGTCTGGTGGCTGCCGCTGCATTGTGCTGCAGAGGGGAAGCCCGGTAAATGGACAAGCAAATGAGCTTCTCCTTCAGcccgctgctctgctgcgctcACATACATGCAGCAGCAAAGCACGCAGAGGGACCTGCACCCAGGCAGGGCTTTGAGGGACTCCCCCGGGTCGGTCAACAACCTTCAAGCAGGTCACTGGAAGAAAACTACAGTGAGAGGCCGCAGGATGTGAATCTGTGAGACGCGTCTTTAAAACCTTTGTTGAGAAGATAAGACGATAGTCTGGAGTGAATGTCTGGAGACTGGAAATGCTGCTGGTAGGGAATGACAGACCAGTTCATACTGGGCTGCAGACTGCAGAGATGCCCTAGATTTGCTTCAATGCGGCCAAGTGCACCAGGGTTACAGCAGGTTAATGAAGGGTGACGAGCACAAGCACTATTTATGTGGTTGCTTCGTGTTACATTTCAGCATTAACCTGCGTATTCCAGGATCCCATTTTAACCCATCAATCCTCGTTTGGCCGCTGGGAGGAATTAGGCCTTTGACGTTCACGAGCTCCGGTTCACCGGCAGCGACAGCTTCCTGTCCTGCAGGTAGCGCACAATCAGGTTTATGTGCGTGTTTTTACTGGAAacagctgcctgctgcagctggaccgGAACCGGGAGCGGCACCAAGAGGAGAGAGACCCAACAAGCAATTCATTTAAAGGTTAATTAATGGTCCAACTGTCAGCGCTGCTTTAATGTGACGGTGTCAGCGTGGTGGAAACGCACAACGCGCGTTTAAAAGCGCTGCTGTGCACATTTAATCCTCTTAGTTCTTATTTCAGACGCTCTATTCCTTTAAGCGGCCGAGCAAATGGTGGAAACTATGCACTTGCCCGACGGCTTCGCCCTCAGCTCATGTTACCTTCCTCCCGTCTCTTTGTTGGTCCTGCGGGTGTGAACAGTTCAGCAGGTGGTGTGTTTGGTTCCGGTCCGCCCTCCAGCGCACCGAGGATGCATTTAAGCGTTACAGTCAATCATTGTGTTGAGTCCGGTCCAGTTGTGGTTGGGACCCAGGCTTTCGTGAGGCCTCCACCCGCTCCGTGCAGCAAACCGGGTCAACTTCCACCTGATCTGctgcgccggcgccgctgaccCGTGACTCTGACCCCTCTCTGGAATGCGCGGCGGCAGTAAAGTCCCACCCGACGCTTCCTCACCTGCTtctgtttctccctcctcctctttgcggCCCCTGAACTGCGGAGGCAGTGTAAGAGAGCCCGGGCGCAGCAGATGTGTGACGACCGGCCGCGTTAACAGCTGTCAGCTCTTATATCGGCCACGTGTGCGTTTGCAGCCGCGCAGACCCACCGTGGCTCAGACAGAAGGGGGAGGGTCCGAAGGAGGCGAACATCATATGTAACGAGGGTTTAACTGCATTAAATCAAATAACAAATAGTCACTTCCCTGATGTTATAATGTTGAACTAAGACTTGCATTCATTCACTCATGacacaagaaaacacaaaaataaactttttttaaaatcttttacaTAGAACGTCTGATGCAGCGTTGTTCAGCGTCCTCATCACTATGAACCCTGTAGTCTGTATTCTTTTCATCCTGTCATCCCTGTTTCTAACCTGGTTCTTCTCTGCTCAGCATCTGGCTGCTGTCCAGCTCCTCTGGCAGCTTCGCGCCGACCGcccgcccctccctccctccctccgctcagGGCCCGCTCCTGTCTGTGACCTGATCCCCGGCCTCAGCCGTAGCTCTGACCCTCAGCCTGAACCTCCACGCCGACCCGCGTCCCAGCCTCTGGccctcagctttgtcttctCCGACCCAGCTGCTGCCGTCCTCCCAGCATGAGAAGCCGAGCAGCTGTTGATCAATGGGCAGCCGGGGCCAACGCCTGCCT from the Betta splendens chromosome 15, fBetSpl5.4, whole genome shotgun sequence genome contains:
- the LOC114870593 gene encoding adenylosuccinate synthetase isozyme 2, producing MSESGSQEPAGAPNGSDSPAKCAPTPSIGNKVTVVLGAQWGDEGKGKVVDLLAQDADMVCRCQGGNNAGHTVVVDSVEYDFHLLPSGIINPKVTAFIGNGVVIHLPGLFEEAEKNERKGKSLKDWEKRLIISDRAHIVFDFHQAVDGVQEQQRQEQAGKNLGTTKKGIGPVYSAKAARSGLRICDLLADFTQFSERYKVLAQQYKAMYPTLEIDVDGELVKLKDYVEQIKPMVRDGVHYMYEALHGPPKKILVEGANAALLDIDFGTYPFVTSSNCTVGGVCTGLGMPPQNVGEVYGVVKAYTTRVGIGAFPSEQSNEIGELLQTRGREVGVTTGRKRRCGWLDLVLIKYAHMINGFTALALTKLDILDVFPEIKVGVAYTVDNQTIPHFPANQEVLHRVEVQYEALPGWNSDTSAARSFEELPENAQKYVRFVEEHVGVPVKWIGVGKSRESMIQLF